The Candidatus Tumulicola sp. genomic sequence GCGCAAAGGGAAAATCGGCACATGAAAAGCGAGCCGAAGATTCGCGCTTCGCTGCCTGAGGGGCTTACGCCCGAGCAGTTGCGCGATATGTATTATCGGATGGCATTGACGCGCTTGTGCGACGACCGGGCGTTCGCGCTCAATCGCCAGGGCAAGATCCCATTTGCCGCCACCTGCCAGGGTCACGAAGCGGCGCAAGCCGGCGCGGCGTTCGCGCTCAAGCGCGGCACCGATTGGCTGGTGCCCTACTATCGCGACACGTGCCTGGCGCTGTCCTTCGGCGTGACGGCGCGCGAGCAGATGATGTGCCTGTTCGCTCGCAAGGGCGACATTTTTTCCAGCGGACGGCAGTTCCCGAACCACTACAGCGTGCCGGACCGCCACATCGCCAGCATTTCGAGCATCATCGCGGCTCACGTGACGCACGGTGTCGGCATGGCGCTGGCGTTCAAGATGCGCAAGCAGCCGGTGGTCACGCTCATCACGTTTGGCGAAGGCGCGACCAGCGAAGGCGAGTGGCACGAAGCGCTCAATTTCGCCGGCATCCACAAAGTGCCGTGCGTGTTCTTCTGCGAGAACAACGAGTTCGCGATCTCCGTGCCGCAGCGTCTGCAAATGGCGATCAAGAACGTGGCGGATCGCGCGCATGGGTACGGCCTTCCGGGCATCATCTGCGACGGCACCGACCCGGTGGCGACGTACCTGTGCGTGCGCGAAGCCGTGGAACGAGCCCGGCGCGGCGACGGCCCGACGCTGGTGGAGGCGAAGTGCTATCGCGCGATGTCGCATACCAGCGATGACAATCAATTGACCTATCGCACGCAAGAAGAGATCGACGCCGTCAAGGCGCGAGATCCGCTCCCGAAATTCGAGAACTGGCTCAAGGACCACGGGGTGACCGACGACGACGAAATTGCGCAGATGCGCAAGCGCGCCCAAGCCGAGGTCGACGAGGCGACTGATTGGGCCGAGGCACAGCCGCCGCCGACGGAAGAAGACCTGTACACGCACGTGTACGCCTCCGGCCCGCTTTCATAGGATCACACATACCATGGCCACAAAAAACGTTTTAGAAGCCGTGCGCGACGCGATGCACAGCGAAATGGTGCGCGACGATCGCGTCTTCATCATGGGAGAAGACGTCGGGCCGCGCGGCAATGTCTTTCGCATCACCGCAGGCTTCCTCGATGAATTCGGGCGCGATCGCGTCATCGACACCCCGCTGGCCGAAGCGTCGATCGTGGGCGTGGCCATTGGGGCCGCGATGGCGGGCATGCGCCCGATCGCGGAGATCCAATTCGCCGACTTTATCTATCCGGCGTACAACCAGATCGTGGGCGAGGCGGCGAAGATCCGCTATCGCAGCGCCGGCGGCAACACGTGCCCACTGGTCATCCGCACGCCGTACGGCGGCGGCGTGCGCGGCGCGCTGTCGCACTCGGTGAGCATCGAAGCGCTGTTCTACCACGTGCCTGGATTGAAGATCTGCGTTCCGTCCACGCCCGCGGACGCCCAGGGCCTGCTCACGAGCGCGATCCGCGACGAAGATCCGGTGATGGTGCTCGAGCATAAGAAGACGTATCGCCTGATCAAAGGCGAGGTGCCCGACGGCGACTACACCGTGCCCATCGGCAAGGCCGACGTCGCGCGCGCCGGCAAGGATCTGTCGATCATCACCTACGGGTTGATGCGCCATCTGGCGGTCGAGGCCGCGGACAAGCTCGCCGCCGACGGCATCGATGCCGAAGTGATCGACCTGCGAACTATTCGCCCGATGGACCGCGAGGCGATTGTCGCAAGCGTCACCAAGACGCGCCGCGCGCTGATCCTGCACGAGGATCAGAAGTTCGGCGGGGTGGGCGCCGAAATCGCCGCGATCATCGCCGAGCAGGCGCTATTCGAACTCGATGCGCCGATCAAACGGCTGGCCGGCCCGGACGTGCCATCGATGGGCTATGCCAAGGAATACGAGGAGGCGTTCATGCCCAATGTCGAGCGCATCACGAGCGCGATGCGCGAGCTCGCCGCCGCCTGACATGGGCCAAGTCATCATGCCGCAGCTCGGCGAAACCGTGACCGAAGGCACCGTCGCGCGCTGGCTCAAGAAGGTCGGCGAAAGCGTTGCCAAGTACGAGCCGCTGCTCGACGTCGAGACCGACAAGGTGGCGTCGGAGATCCCATCACCGTTCGCAGGCACGGTTGCGAAGATCCTAGCCGAAGAGGGCGCGACCGTGCCGGTTGGCGCGCCGGTGTGCGAGATAACCGAGACCAGCGCGGCGCCTGCGGGAAGTGTGACCCCGGGTGGTGTCGCTATGCCTGTTTCGCCGATCTCGGCCGCGCCTCAGGCGGGCGACGGACAAGCCGCTGCCACCCCGACGCCGGCCGCTCCTGAAGCCGCGTCTCCAGCTGGCAACGGCGCGCGCTACTCACCCGCCGTGCGCAAACTCGCGCGAACGCACAGGATCGATCTCGGCGCCATCAAGGGCTCGGGCCGTGGCGGCCGCGTCACGGCGAGAGACGTGATCGCTCACACGGAGTCCGGTACCGTTGCGCCGCCTGGGGCGCCGCCCGCAGCGGCCGCTCCGGCCGGACAAACTACTGCGGCGCCGCAAGCAGCGCCGGCGGTACTCGCGCCCGCACCGACGCCCGCGGTGAAGCCGGCCGCGGTTTTCGCGGCGCATCCACAACCTCTGCCGGTAGCTCCTCCTGGTCCGGACGACACCGTGATCCGTCTCTCGCAAATGCGCAAGACCATCGCCGAGCGCATGGTGCTCTCGAAAACGACCATCCCGCATGCGTGGTCGATGGTCGAGGCGGACGTCACGAAGCTCGTCAAGTGGCGAGAGAAGGAAAAAGCCGCGTTCAAGGCCCGCGAGGGCGTCAACCTCACGTTTTTGCCGATCATGATCCAAGCCGTCTGCGGCGCTCTGCGCGAGTTTCCGATGGTCAACGCCGTGTGGGCCGGCGACTCGATCATCCAGCGTAAACACATCAATATTGGCGTGGCGGTGGACATCGAAGACGGGCTTATCGTTCCGGTGGTGCGCGACGCCGACCGCTACAGCTTGGCCGGGCTGGCGGCAACCGTTAATGACTTGGTCGAAAAAGCGCGCAGCCGCAAGCTGACGATGGACGACCTCATCGACGGCACGATCACGGTGGACAACACCGGCAGCCTCGGCAGCATCGCTTCCGTTCCCATCATCAATCCGCCGCAGGCCGCGATCATCACGATGGAGGCCATCGTCAAGCGGCCGTGGGTGGTGGAGGATGCCATCGTGATCAGGTCCATCATGAATGTTTGCTTATGCCTGGACCACCGCGTTTTGGACGGGGCCGTGGCGTCCCATTTCCTGCAAGCCGTACGGCGCAGGCTCGAAGAGTTTTCAGCATGATGTAGTGCCGAGCTTTAGCCCCGGAAGGGGAGGGAGCCGAGCCTGGGAAGCGAAGCCTCACCTCGAAATCGTTCGCAAAGCCAAGACTTTGCGACCACCTCTCGCATGCCTGAGGAAAGGACCTCTATGCGGATGAGCGTCTCTCGTTTTCTCGCGCTAGGTGCGGCGTTGCTGGCCGGGGCAACTTTGGGAGCCTGTTCCAGCAGCGGCACACCCATCGCGCCCACCGGCAACAACAACCAGATCAACTCATTCCCTGGCGCCCCCGTGCGCTTTATCCAAGGCTCACCGAACCTGCACCTCGGCATCACCAACGCCGATTTCCGTGTCGACGGCCAACTCGTGGTAACGCTCAACTATGCGCAAGCAACACAGTTTATTCTGAGCATACCGGCCGGGTCGCACACGGTCACGCTCTACGATCACGCCAATCCCACGAATCCGCTGTTCACCGGAACAACCGTCACGCTGAGCCCCAACACGAAGTATGCGATCGTCGCGGGAGGCGATGCCGGCGCGACTCTAACGAACCAAAAACCGCAGATCTTCCTGTTCGCCGAACCGCACTACAACACACCGTCCGGTTCTGCTGCGATGAGTTTCTTCAACGCCTCGCCTAAGGCCCAAGCGGTCGGCGTCTCGTACAATTGCGTCACCGGTGGACCAAGTTGCCTAAACGGCATCGGCAGCCCAGCCGTCGGCGGCTCGTCGACCAACAACATCCTGTTCCATTCAATCAATGACGGCTGGTGTTTCGGAGCATACCACCCAACCGGCGGCGTTGTGCTTGTCACCGGCGGGGGATTCCCCAATGCAACCACTTCCGACCCGAGGAACGCGCAATGCCCCGTCAATGCTGTATTCCTCATCGGGACCACCACCGCGCCATTCAATAACTTCGACATGTTCCTGATCGACGCAGTCGGGGTCGTAACTGCCGCACCAACCGGTCCCTCGAGATATATCGTTCTTGACGGGCAGCAGAACGGGTAGCTCTACAGTCGTTAGCAAACTCGCGGCGCCGAACTCGGCGCCGCTTTCTTTTTTTATGCCAACTCGCGCACGTCGCGGCGCAGCCACGCCCCAAGGGCGACCACGGCGACGATGACGCCGCCCACCAAGAAGGTCGCGGAGAGCGACGATAAGCTCGCCGCAAATCCCAGCACGTATGCCCCCAGCGGCATCAGGCCAAGAAAAATCATGGTGTAGATAGACATGACGCGCCCGCGCATGTCCGGCGGCGTGTACGTCTGCAGCAGCGTGTTGGCCATGCCCAAGAACAACATCGAGGCGACGCCGAGACCAGCGAGCGCTGCGGAGACTCCCCAAAACGTCTGTGCAAGGCCCAAGAACGCCAGCACGATGCCCGAAGCGGCCGCGCTTGCCAAAAAGATCACGCCGCGATCGCGCCGCACGCCGATGAGCGCCGTGATGATGGACCCCGCCAGGGCGCCGACGCCGGCAAACGCCATGAGTTCGCCGAGAATGCGCGCGTCGGCGTGGAGCACGCTCTTCGCGAGGGCAGGCAGAAGCGTGATGTACGGCCGCGCGACGATCGACAGAACCGCGGACACGATGATGACCCCGAGCACGGCTGCATTGCTGCGCATGTAGTCAAAACCAGCGAGCATGTCGCTCCACAGGCCGGGGCGGTTGTCCATCGGCGTCGCCGGTTTGGGCTTCATCGCGAGCACCGCGGCCAGCACCGCCACATACGAGGCGGCATTGATGAAGAAGCACACGGCAAAGCCGACGCTCGCGACCAGGAGGCCGCCCAGGACCGGTCCGATGATGAAGGGCGCGTTGAAGGCCGCGGAGTTGAGGCCGATGGCGTTCATGAGCTCGCGGCGGCCGACCAGCACCGAAACGAGCGACTGCCGGGTCGGCGCCTCAAAGGCGGCCGCGGCTGATGATATCGCGGCGAGCAGCATCACGTGCCAGATCTGGATGACGTGCAGCGCCACGAGAACGCCCAGGAGCAGTGTCGCGAGCGCCATGACGAATTGGCTCGCGGCGAGCAGCCTGCGGCGGTCGACCCGGTCGATGATCGCGCCGGCGAAGCCGGAAAGCGCGAGCACGGGCACCGCGCGCACGAAGCCCACCAAGCCGAGATAGAACGGCGCTACAGCCGGTGAGGGGGAAAGTTCGACCACGAGCCAGCCCTGGGCGAGCAGGGCCATCCACGTGCCCGTATTGGAGACCAAAAGCCCGAACCATAGCAATCGGAACTCGCGATAGGCGAGGGCGCCAAATCGCGCGCGGGCGTGTGGAGACGGGAGGTCGAGGTGGGGTTCGGGGCTGTCTGCGATATCGGAGACGATGACGGGCACGAAGGGCTGGGTTCGATTCTCCGGGGCTAAAGCCCCGGCACTACAGACACGAAAAGCCCCGGCACTACAAAACGCCTGGGCCTAAAATCAGTTACGACCGGGCCGTGAGGCCCGGTCGTTACTGTCTGGCCGATGGCGCTGTTGCCGCGTTTTCGAACTGACCATTGTACACTGCCAGCTCGCTTACGAAGGCATTACTGGGACGCGATCCCCAGGTCCATCACTTGACGTGAGTCAAGTCCCCAACGGCAGGGGTACCATTTCCGAAACGCTCGGCTCTCTACGCTTGCAACCGTAGCATCCGTTGTTGCTTCGCTGTTTCGGCACCGCGGTCGGTGTATGGGCATCATACTGTGCGCGCGCTAGCAATACAAGCGGAACGACTGTTCGTTTTTGAAATAAATTGTGGATAAGTTGTGTCAGGCTTCGATCAGCGCCTCAGCAACGATGCCGAGCGCAAACTCAAGTTGTTCTTTTTCGATCACCAACGGTGGCGTGAACGACAAGACATTATTAGCAGGACCACCTGCAAGCAGCACCACGCCGCGACGCAAAGCGCCTGCAACGGTTTGCGCTGCGATCTTGCTCGCCGGCTCGCCGGCTTCATCCACGCACTCGAGTCCCCACATGAGGCCCTTGCCGCGGACGTCGCCGATCCGTCCACCGGCACGATCGCGGATCGCGTTCAACATGGCGCCAAGCGGTTTTTCCAACGCTGCCGCGCGTTCGACCAGTTTGTGCTCGCGTAACTCTTGGATGCTTGCCAACGCGGCGGCGCAGCCCGTTGGGTGCCCTAGGAAGGTGCTCGTGTGGATCGCCTCGCCGGTACATTCCGGCCACCGGTCCATCACCTCGGCCTTACCGATGCAGGCGGAGATCGGGAAGCCGGACGACATGCCCTTGCCCACGCAGATGAGGTCCGGCACCACGCCGGCGTGGTCGCACGCAAACCAGCGGCCCGTGCGGCCGAAGCCGGTGAAGATCTCGTCGGCGATGAGCAGTAAGCGGCGCCGGTCGCATAACTCGCGCAGGTCGGCGAGCCAACCCAACGGCGCCGGCACTTCGCCGCCGCGCCCCTGGATCGGCTCGACGATCACAGCGCCGATCTCGCCGCCGCCTTCGGCATCCAGCACCTCTTCGACAAAGCTGAGGCAGGCGGTTTCGCATTCCGGGTAGGTGAGGTTGAGCGGGCAGCGATAGCAATACGCGTACGGCACGCGCCGCGCAAACGAACCGAGTTGTTTGACGAAAGGCTCGCGGAAGTGGTCGCGATCGGTGAGCGCGAGGGCGCCGTAGGTCAGGCCGTGGTACGCGCCGGTGAAGCTGATGACGCCCGGCTTGCCCGTGGCGATGGCCGCCGTTTTTATCGCCGACTCCACCGCTTCGGCTCCTGAAGAAGCGAGAATGACGCGCTTGGAGCCTTTGCCGGGCGTCACCTCGCATAGCGCTTCCGCCAACAGCACTTTGCCTTCGGTGGGATGCACGTCGCCCATACCGTGCAACAGTCTGCCCGCTTGATGCGCGAGCGCCTCGACGACGCGAGGATTGCTGTGCCCGGCGGCGGCGACCCCGAAAGCTCCGCTCAGATCGACATAGACGTTGCCGTCGACGTCCACGAGATTCGCGCCGGTGCCGCGCTCGAAGAAGACCGGGAAATCGTCGCTGACGTAGGTGACGTCACGGCACTCGCATTCACGCAGGCGCTTGGCCAGTTCGCGGCTGCGCGGGCCGGGCGGCTCGACCACGACGTGGGCCAAGTCCTTGCCGGTGAGTTCTTTCACGCGCCCTCCGCTTCGCAAAAATCTTGGACTGTTGGGCGATAGCCGAATGGCGGCCGCTGCATTTCTCCAAGCTCGCAATGACGCCTCGCCGGCGAAGCTTCGAGCGCCGAACGCTCTTCGGGCGCCAG encodes the following:
- a CDS encoding thiamine pyrophosphate-dependent dehydrogenase E1 component subunit alpha is translated as MKSEPKIRASLPEGLTPEQLRDMYYRMALTRLCDDRAFALNRQGKIPFAATCQGHEAAQAGAAFALKRGTDWLVPYYRDTCLALSFGVTAREQMMCLFARKGDIFSSGRQFPNHYSVPDRHIASISSIIAAHVTHGVGMALAFKMRKQPVVTLITFGEGATSEGEWHEALNFAGIHKVPCVFFCENNEFAISVPQRLQMAIKNVADRAHGYGLPGIICDGTDPVATYLCVREAVERARRGDGPTLVEAKCYRAMSHTSDDNQLTYRTQEEIDAVKARDPLPKFENWLKDHGVTDDDEIAQMRKRAQAEVDEATDWAEAQPPPTEEDLYTHVYASGPLS
- a CDS encoding alpha-ketoacid dehydrogenase subunit beta translates to MATKNVLEAVRDAMHSEMVRDDRVFIMGEDVGPRGNVFRITAGFLDEFGRDRVIDTPLAEASIVGVAIGAAMAGMRPIAEIQFADFIYPAYNQIVGEAAKIRYRSAGGNTCPLVIRTPYGGGVRGALSHSVSIEALFYHVPGLKICVPSTPADAQGLLTSAIRDEDPVMVLEHKKTYRLIKGEVPDGDYTVPIGKADVARAGKDLSIITYGLMRHLAVEAADKLAADGIDAEVIDLRTIRPMDREAIVASVTKTRRALILHEDQKFGGVGAEIAAIIAEQALFELDAPIKRLAGPDVPSMGYAKEYEEAFMPNVERITSAMRELAAA
- a CDS encoding dihydrolipoamide acetyltransferase family protein, whose protein sequence is MGQVIMPQLGETVTEGTVARWLKKVGESVAKYEPLLDVETDKVASEIPSPFAGTVAKILAEEGATVPVGAPVCEITETSAAPAGSVTPGGVAMPVSPISAAPQAGDGQAAATPTPAAPEAASPAGNGARYSPAVRKLARTHRIDLGAIKGSGRGGRVTARDVIAHTESGTVAPPGAPPAAAAPAGQTTAAPQAAPAVLAPAPTPAVKPAAVFAAHPQPLPVAPPGPDDTVIRLSQMRKTIAERMVLSKTTIPHAWSMVEADVTKLVKWREKEKAAFKAREGVNLTFLPIMIQAVCGALREFPMVNAVWAGDSIIQRKHINIGVAVDIEDGLIVPVVRDADRYSLAGLAATVNDLVEKARSRKLTMDDLIDGTITVDNTGSLGSIASVPIINPPQAAIITMEAIVKRPWVVEDAIVIRSIMNVCLCLDHRVLDGAVASHFLQAVRRRLEEFSA
- a CDS encoding DUF4397 domain-containing protein, with amino-acid sequence MRMSVSRFLALGAALLAGATLGACSSSGTPIAPTGNNNQINSFPGAPVRFIQGSPNLHLGITNADFRVDGQLVVTLNYAQATQFILSIPAGSHTVTLYDHANPTNPLFTGTTVTLSPNTKYAIVAGGDAGATLTNQKPQIFLFAEPHYNTPSGSAAMSFFNASPKAQAVGVSYNCVTGGPSCLNGIGSPAVGGSSTNNILFHSINDGWCFGAYHPTGGVVLVTGGGFPNATTSDPRNAQCPVNAVFLIGTTTAPFNNFDMFLIDAVGVVTAAPTGPSRYIVLDGQQNG
- a CDS encoding MFS transporter, whose translation is MPVIVSDIADSPEPHLDLPSPHARARFGALAYREFRLLWFGLLVSNTGTWMALLAQGWLVVELSPSPAVAPFYLGLVGFVRAVPVLALSGFAGAIIDRVDRRRLLAASQFVMALATLLLGVLVALHVIQIWHVMLLAAISSAAAAFEAPTRQSLVSVLVGRRELMNAIGLNSAAFNAPFIIGPVLGGLLVASVGFAVCFFINAASYVAVLAAVLAMKPKPATPMDNRPGLWSDMLAGFDYMRSNAAVLGVIIVSAVLSIVARPYITLLPALAKSVLHADARILGELMAFAGVGALAGSIITALIGVRRDRGVIFLASAAASGIVLAFLGLAQTFWGVSAALAGLGVASMLFLGMANTLLQTYTPPDMRGRVMSIYTMIFLGLMPLGAYVLGFAASLSSLSATFLVGGVIVAVVALGAWLRRDVRELA
- a CDS encoding aspartate aminotransferase family protein, encoding MKELTGKDLAHVVVEPPGPRSRELAKRLRECECRDVTYVSDDFPVFFERGTGANLVDVDGNVYVDLSGAFGVAAAGHSNPRVVEALAHQAGRLLHGMGDVHPTEGKVLLAEALCEVTPGKGSKRVILASSGAEAVESAIKTAAIATGKPGVISFTGAYHGLTYGALALTDRDHFREPFVKQLGSFARRVPYAYCYRCPLNLTYPECETACLSFVEEVLDAEGGGEIGAVIVEPIQGRGGEVPAPLGWLADLRELCDRRRLLLIADEIFTGFGRTGRWFACDHAGVVPDLICVGKGMSSGFPISACIGKAEVMDRWPECTGEAIHTSTFLGHPTGCAAALASIQELREHKLVERAAALEKPLGAMLNAIRDRAGGRIGDVRGKGLMWGLECVDEAGEPASKIAAQTVAGALRRGVVLLAGGPANNVLSFTPPLVIEKEQLEFALGIVAEALIEA